In the Ruminococcus sp. OA3 genome, one interval contains:
- a CDS encoding heme-binding protein, which produces MTINEVIEVLEMQEEILQFSHFTNADAWTLGNMLVAEAQRRGVFPAISIRLNNGFTVFQYAFDGTNLCNEMWLSKKQKTVMMTERSSLHLAMVLRESGETLEERFPDCKDFAASGGGFPIRIEEVGVIGTILVSGMDPVSEHDLIIKCVSKYLHIDEVPRIRAV; this is translated from the coding sequence ATGACGATTAATGAAGTGATTGAAGTGCTTGAAATGCAGGAAGAGATTCTTCAGTTTTCTCATTTTACGAATGCAGATGCGTGGACGCTGGGCAATATGCTCGTGGCAGAGGCGCAGAGAAGAGGGGTGTTTCCTGCGATCAGTATTCGGCTGAACAATGGATTTACCGTGTTTCAATATGCATTTGACGGTACAAACCTGTGCAATGAAATGTGGCTGTCTAAGAAACAAAAAACGGTTATGATGACAGAGCGGAGCAGCCTGCATCTGGCGATGGTGCTCAGAGAATCCGGTGAGACCTTGGAAGAGAGATTCCCGGACTGCAAAGATTTTGCAGCAAGCGGAGGTGGATTTCCGATACGGATCGAGGAAGTGGGTGTGATAGGAACCATTCTTGTATCCGGCATGGACCCGGTGTCAGAACATGACCTGATCATTAAATGTGTAAGTAAATATCTGCATATTGATGAAGTGCCGCGCATTCGTGCGGTTTAG
- a CDS encoding A24 family peptidase, with protein sequence MMIFLELLGIFLIFTAGSCFYSFLNVVIYRLPRGISILREHNQCMVCGHVLTMYDMIPVVSWLRLGGRCRYCDTVIPIRYSRVELLGGITALASVCRMGWTFRACLMFVFLALITVTGLTEWDTGKIPAVLLKLITVPAVLQLLFLNQPPYLEYAVGCLCISLPLYGVKFRIPSAFTMDEIFLMAVCGMFNGWKVMLLSFTFAVFCGGIYALKKLLGDDERNDKNFLYGPFLCIGVYFGQMFGEPLIRGYLSFFGL encoded by the coding sequence ATGATGATTTTTCTGGAATTGCTGGGAATATTCTTAATATTTACTGCGGGATCATGTTTTTATTCTTTCCTGAACGTTGTGATATACCGGCTTCCGAGGGGGATTTCGATATTAAGGGAGCATAACCAGTGCATGGTCTGCGGACATGTATTGACGATGTATGATATGATTCCGGTCGTCAGCTGGCTCCGGCTTGGCGGAAGATGCCGATATTGTGACACGGTCATACCGATTCGATATTCAAGGGTTGAACTGCTGGGCGGTATCACTGCATTGGCCAGTGTCTGCCGCATGGGCTGGACGTTTCGTGCCTGCCTGATGTTTGTCTTTCTGGCACTTATTACGGTGACAGGGCTCACAGAGTGGGACACCGGAAAAATTCCGGCTGTATTGCTGAAGCTGATTACAGTCCCTGCCGTCCTTCAGCTTCTTTTTTTGAATCAGCCGCCGTACTTGGAATATGCAGTGGGTTGTCTCTGCATAAGTCTGCCGCTGTACGGTGTCAAATTCAGAATTCCATCGGCATTTACGATGGATGAGATTTTTCTGATGGCTGTCTGCGGCATGTTTAACGGGTGGAAAGTAATGCTGTTATCTTTTACGTTTGCAGTATTTTGCGGCGGAATTTATGCATTAAAAAAACTGCTGGGTGACGATGAACGGAATGATAAAAATTTTTTATATGGACCGTTTCTGTGTATTGGCGTGTATTTTGGTCAGATGTTCGGGGAGCCCCTGATCAGAGGATATCTCAGTTTTTTTGGCTTATGA
- the rbr gene encoding rubrerythrin, which yields MAVDFKNSVTKDNLMRAFAGESQARNRYTMAASQAKKEHLHVIEAIFTFTADQEKEHAEIFYKHLTELAGESISIDGAYPVDIASDVAQLLRYAQHNEYEEHDDVYKHFAETAQEEGFQNVAGSFRMIANIEKTHGDRFGRFADMLEQGKLFVAEAETAWMCLECGNIYYGTEVPEQCPVCHHDKGYYIRLELAPFEN from the coding sequence ATGGCAGTAGATTTTAAAAACAGTGTGACAAAAGATAACCTGATGCGTGCATTTGCCGGTGAAAGTCAGGCCAGGAACCGTTATACGATGGCTGCATCTCAGGCAAAAAAAGAGCACCTGCATGTCATTGAGGCAATTTTTACATTTACCGCTGATCAGGAAAAGGAGCATGCAGAAATATTTTACAAGCATCTGACTGAGCTGGCAGGAGAATCCATTTCCATCGACGGTGCATATCCGGTAGATATCGCTTCCGATGTTGCACAGCTGCTGCGCTATGCACAGCACAATGAATATGAAGAGCATGATGATGTCTATAAACACTTTGCCGAAACAGCTCAGGAAGAGGGATTTCAGAATGTGGCCGGATCTTTCCGTATGATCGCAAACATCGAAAAAACACACGGAGACCGGTTCGGACGTTTTGCCGATATGCTGGAACAGGGCAAACTCTTTGTCGCTGAGGCGGAAACAGCGTGGATGTGCCTCGAATGCGGTAATATTTATTACGGCACAGAAGTTCCGGAACAGTGTCCTGTCTGCCACCATGACAAGGGATATTACATCCGCCTGGAACTGGCACCATTTGAAAACTGA
- a CDS encoding desulfoferrodoxin family protein, whose amino-acid sequence MVKEPKFFMNKEKTVIFDAILGCGDQALSCDCNSLEELVPNTSEGAAEKHLPVIEVNGQHVTVKVGSVFHPMTEEHSIAWVYLFTKAGCCQRVYLDGLCEPVAEFVLNENDEPAAAYAYCNLHGFWKTEYK is encoded by the coding sequence ATGGTAAAAGAACCAAAATTCTTTATGAACAAAGAGAAAACCGTAATTTTTGACGCGATCCTTGGATGCGGTGATCAGGCACTGTCCTGTGACTGCAACTCTCTGGAAGAACTCGTGCCCAACACTTCTGAGGGAGCTGCTGAAAAGCATCTGCCGGTCATCGAAGTGAACGGTCAGCATGTGACTGTAAAAGTCGGAAGCGTCTTTCATCCGATGACTGAGGAACACAGCATTGCGTGGGTCTATCTGTTTACAAAAGCCGGATGCTGTCAGCGCGTTTATCTGGACGGACTGTGTGAACCAGTCGCCGAATTCGTATTAAACGAAAATGACGAACCGGCGGCGGCATATGCATACTGTAATCTCCATGGCTTCTGGAAAACTGAATACAAATAA
- a CDS encoding DUF6198 family protein — MKRLIIYLAGLFIMAFGVSASIVSNLGVSPIDTIPYVTSEILKIDMGICTTVIFTCYVLLQILLLGRQFPKRNILQIVVSAVSGGFISITNRLAAVILPEASGYGMQLFYVVLSMALLGFGIFLYVETDIMSLPAEGVAQALAIRTKRPMSTMKIFFDWSVVAVSAILSICFLKEFRGIREGTLIAAFGVGLFIKLYTRCFQKPLQRFLGKEIHSAQPDPEISQPD; from the coding sequence ATGAAAAGACTGATCATTTATCTGGCGGGGCTGTTTATTATGGCATTCGGTGTATCTGCTTCAATTGTGTCGAATCTTGGAGTATCTCCGATAGATACCATACCGTATGTCACGAGTGAAATATTGAAGATTGATATGGGGATCTGTACCACTGTTATTTTTACCTGTTATGTGCTGCTTCAGATTTTGCTTCTGGGCAGACAGTTTCCAAAGAGGAATATACTTCAGATTGTAGTATCGGCAGTTTCAGGAGGGTTTATCAGCATTACAAACCGACTGGCGGCTGTGATCCTTCCTGAAGCTTCCGGATATGGAATGCAGTTGTTTTACGTTGTTCTCAGTATGGCACTTTTGGGATTTGGCATATTCCTGTACGTGGAGACGGATATTATGTCGCTGCCTGCAGAGGGTGTTGCCCAGGCGCTGGCGATCCGGACGAAACGCCCGATGTCCACGATGAAAATTTTTTTCGACTGGTCTGTCGTAGCAGTTTCTGCGATCTTATCAATCTGCTTTTTGAAAGAATTCAGGGGAATTCGGGAGGGAACACTGATCGCCGCGTTTGGTGTCGGACTGTTCATCAAACTGTATACACGTTGTTTCCAAAAACCGCTGCAGAGATTTCTTGGAAAAGAAATACACAGCGCTCAGCCGGACCCGGAGATTTCTCAGCCGGACTAA
- the pepV gene encoding dipeptidase PepV, with the protein MIFTEKLESLKPVLLKTLKEFVSIRSVEGPAAPNAPFGTGVREALTYILDLARDDGFSVRDTDGYGGHIEFPGLTDEIVGIAGHLDVVPEGDLSEWTTPPFAPAIRCGCIFGRGVIDDKGPLLACYYAMKALRDCGFSPAKTIRLIIGCDEETDWKGMEYYLKQERAPVCGFSPDADFPVIHAEMGLLVCSLDKAFHRPPTADRNPDQIQLLSFTGGSAPNVTADTASITIECGSHTAYVTEYLTAWKNAHPDKYFTIAAAKTSISITVRGKAAHGATPDKGLNAISTGFDILSGLAFFHREVSEMIQFYNEHIGFDLHGERIGCGFSDEVSGKLVLNVGMIEWTDSCFRLTLNIRYPVTVDENIIYTPLEEVASHAGLSVTRLDHLPPLYAAADDPLVTVLMDVYRRHTGDTRTPPAATAGATYARAIPNTLAFGPLFPGEPDLCHQTDECVSIDHLMLAAHMYADAICRLSR; encoded by the coding sequence ATGATTTTCACGGAAAAACTTGAATCACTCAAACCTGTGTTATTGAAAACATTAAAAGAATTTGTAAGTATCCGAAGCGTGGAAGGTCCTGCCGCCCCAAATGCCCCCTTTGGAACCGGCGTACGGGAAGCACTTACCTATATCCTGGATCTTGCCAGAGACGATGGCTTCTCTGTCAGAGACACGGATGGATATGGAGGTCATATTGAATTCCCCGGACTAACTGATGAGATTGTCGGTATTGCGGGACATCTCGATGTCGTCCCGGAAGGTGATTTATCTGAGTGGACCACCCCTCCCTTTGCTCCGGCTATCCGCTGCGGCTGCATTTTCGGACGCGGAGTCATCGATGACAAGGGCCCTCTGCTGGCCTGTTACTACGCAATGAAAGCGCTCAGAGACTGTGGGTTCTCACCAGCAAAAACGATCAGACTCATCATCGGATGCGATGAAGAGACTGACTGGAAGGGTATGGAATACTATCTGAAACAAGAGCGTGCTCCTGTCTGCGGCTTCTCCCCTGATGCCGATTTCCCGGTCATCCACGCGGAGATGGGGCTTCTCGTGTGCAGTCTCGACAAAGCTTTCCACAGGCCTCCCACTGCAGACCGGAACCCCGATCAGATACAGCTGTTGTCATTTACGGGAGGCAGTGCTCCCAACGTGACTGCAGACACCGCTTCCATAACCATAGAATGCGGCAGTCATACAGCTTATGTCACGGAATATCTCACCGCCTGGAAAAATGCTCATCCGGATAAATATTTTACGATTGCCGCAGCCAAAACATCCATCTCGATAACAGTCAGGGGAAAGGCCGCTCACGGGGCCACTCCGGACAAAGGATTAAATGCCATCAGTACAGGTTTTGACATACTGTCAGGACTTGCCTTTTTTCACCGTGAAGTTTCGGAAATGATTCAGTTTTACAATGAGCATATCGGTTTCGATCTTCACGGTGAGCGCATTGGCTGTGGATTTTCTGATGAAGTCTCAGGAAAACTGGTGCTGAATGTCGGAATGATCGAATGGACTGATTCCTGTTTTCGGCTGACCCTGAATATCAGGTACCCTGTTACTGTGGATGAAAATATAATTTATACGCCACTGGAGGAGGTCGCCTCGCATGCAGGATTATCCGTAACCCGTCTGGATCATCTGCCTCCCCTCTATGCCGCTGCCGACGATCCTCTGGTTACAGTTCTGATGGATGTATATCGCCGGCATACGGGCGATACCAGGACACCGCCTGCTGCGACCGCCGGCGCCACGTATGCACGTGCCATACCCAACACTCTTGCGTTTGGCCCACTGTTTCCAGGTGAACCGGACCTGTGCCACCAGACAGATGAGTGTGTCTCAATCGACCATCTGATGCTGGCAGCCCACATGTATGCAGATGCAATTTGCAGACTGTCCCGGTAA
- a CDS encoding lysoplasmalogenase family protein, which yields MKRQILIYLSLETLLYLCFLFMDLTGTGDSTLIKYAGVLLCLIFLLVCRHTDDSLLIFTALLFTAGADLFLLVIGRWYTAGVLLFCVVQVLYGIRLHNWNQKPSQLEWLLRILLPVLCFLFLYVLNGLTLLTAAASFYGVNLIINAVRSISFTGFGLSQRLFCIGLWLFLCCDICVAVHNITFGIHTIQNFAGFGMWLFYLPSQVLITLSCCIFLPMRRTL from the coding sequence TTGAAAAGACAAATCTTGATATATCTGTCCCTGGAAACGCTACTCTATCTCTGCTTTCTGTTCATGGATCTTACGGGCACCGGGGACAGCACTTTGATTAAATATGCCGGTGTTCTGCTCTGCCTTATTTTTCTGCTGGTGTGCAGGCATACCGATGACAGTCTGCTGATCTTTACCGCGCTGCTTTTCACTGCAGGTGCAGATTTATTTCTGCTCGTGATCGGCCGCTGGTATACGGCTGGTGTTCTGCTGTTCTGTGTGGTTCAGGTATTATATGGGATCAGGCTTCACAATTGGAATCAGAAACCTTCTCAGCTTGAGTGGCTGCTTCGTATACTGCTGCCTGTGCTCTGCTTTTTGTTCCTGTATGTCCTGAATGGCCTGACACTTCTGACGGCTGCTGCTTCATTTTACGGCGTCAATCTTATCATAAATGCAGTGCGAAGCATATCGTTTACAGGTTTTGGACTCTCACAACGGCTGTTCTGTATTGGCTTATGGTTGTTTTTATGTTGCGATATCTGTGTTGCCGTCCACAATATAACCTTCGGAATACACACGATACAGAATTTTGCCGGCTTCGGGATGTGGCTGTTTTATCTGCCGTCACAAGTCCTGATAACGTTATCCTGCTGTATTTTCTTACCAATGAGGAGGACTTTATGA
- a CDS encoding TIGR01906 family membrane protein, translated as MIRTKIYSLLTTLTGFLGSLAFAIAVPILFRPFYYLQIGLLGIMESSGYSYDTIRHAYDSVLDYLLFGGEFSTGSLAWSTSGRAHFEDCQKLFYLDFMILGISILLLLILLILESRKKIRMHRFCQLHPLFYSGILNITLLITITVWGLTSFDSFFRVFHMLLFPGKDNWILDSGTDEIIKIMPEQFFFNCAALIVAILLIFSMFFLILSVRKRKQQRKGSYE; from the coding sequence ATGATACGTACAAAAATATACTCCCTGCTGACGACATTGACTGGTTTTCTCGGTTCTCTTGCTTTTGCCATTGCCGTTCCAATCCTTTTTCGCCCGTTTTATTATCTTCAGATAGGACTGCTGGGCATCATGGAGAGCAGTGGCTATTCCTACGATACGATCCGGCATGCATATGATTCCGTTCTTGACTATCTTCTGTTCGGCGGTGAATTCAGTACCGGAAGTCTGGCATGGTCCACATCCGGGCGTGCCCATTTCGAAGACTGTCAGAAATTATTTTATCTGGATTTTATGATTCTGGGAATCTCCATCCTGCTGCTGCTGATCCTGCTTATCCTGGAATCCCGGAAGAAAATCAGGATGCACCGTTTCTGTCAGCTGCATCCTCTGTTCTACAGCGGTATTCTGAATATCACACTGCTGATAACGATCACAGTCTGGGGGCTTACATCATTCGACTCCTTTTTTCGTGTATTCCACATGCTGCTCTTCCCCGGGAAAGATAACTGGATTCTGGATTCGGGAACAGATGAAATCATCAAAATCATGCCGGAACAGTTTTTCTTTAACTGCGCTGCACTGATCGTAGCAATTCTTCTGATTTTCAGTATGTTTTTTCTTATCCTGTCAGTCAGAAAACGAAAACAACAACGGAAAGGTTCTTACGAATGA
- the yaaA gene encoding peroxide stress protein YaaA, with amino-acid sequence MNITRDFEGILTQPALLDKTSRICHVMKEMTLEQLEKLWHCSRKLALNNYERHQTMNLYKSLSPALLTYEGLQYQYMAPQVFTVSQWEYVIHNLRILSGFYGVLKPFDGVVPYRLEMQAPLAVEHSANLYEYWGSSIAETICADDDLILNLASHEYSKAVIPHLPGQISCITCDFKETVNGRLITKGTLAKMARGEMIRFLAENNITSPDGIKNFHGLNYRFQPSLSSGERYVFVRTSD; translated from the coding sequence ATGAATATCACCCGGGATTTTGAAGGAATACTCACACAGCCTGCACTGCTTGATAAAACCTCTCGAATCTGCCATGTTATGAAGGAAATGACCTTGGAACAACTGGAAAAACTCTGGCACTGCAGCCGGAAACTGGCTCTGAACAATTATGAACGGCACCAGACAATGAATCTGTACAAAAGTCTCTCCCCCGCACTTCTGACATATGAAGGTCTTCAGTATCAGTATATGGCTCCACAAGTATTTACCGTGAGCCAATGGGAGTACGTAATACATAACCTGCGCATCCTGTCCGGATTTTACGGTGTTTTAAAGCCATTTGACGGGGTTGTACCATACCGGCTTGAGATGCAGGCGCCTCTTGCTGTCGAACACAGTGCAAACCTGTATGAATACTGGGGGAGTTCTATAGCAGAAACCATATGCGCAGACGATGATCTGATATTAAACCTCGCCTCTCACGAATACAGCAAAGCTGTAATTCCCCACTTGCCCGGACAAATCTCCTGTATTACCTGTGATTTCAAAGAGACGGTGAATGGACGGCTGATCACAAAGGGAACCCTGGCTAAGATGGCCCGCGGTGAGATGATCCGTTTTCTGGCTGAAAATAATATTACCAGTCCCGACGGCATCAAAAATTTCCATGGTCTTAATTATAGGTTCCAGCCATCTTTATCTTCCGGTGAAAGATATGTATTTGTCCGGACTTCTGATTGA
- a CDS encoding HPr family phosphocarrier protein, protein MPKYSIGFHNTKEMLDFVNLANKFEGEIDLKSGVQVVDGKSLMGVLAIAERDRMEMTIYGEDSQALLGEMRNIADIREIGF, encoded by the coding sequence ATGCCCAAATATTCAATTGGCTTTCACAATACAAAAGAAATGTTGGATTTTGTAAATCTGGCAAATAAATTTGAGGGAGAGATCGACTTAAAAAGCGGCGTTCAGGTGGTAGATGGAAAATCACTGATGGGAGTACTTGCAATTGCAGAGAGAGACAGAATGGAAATGACGATCTACGGAGAAGATTCCCAGGCACTGCTTGGAGAAATGAGAAATATAGCTGATATCAGAGAGATTGGGTTTTAG
- a CDS encoding helix-turn-helix transcriptional regulator yields MRVDRDLTQQKIADVLNCHRIVYHRYEKGIREIPVWALIQLAEYYDCTVDYLLGISNSKRHFGE; encoded by the coding sequence ATGCGAGTAGATCGCGACTTAACACAACAAAAAATAGCAGATGTCCTCAATTGTCATAGAATTGTATATCACAGATATGAAAAAGGAATACGCGAAATACCAGTGTGGGCATTGATACAACTGGCGGAGTATTACGACTGTACCGTAGATTATCTGCTGGGTATATCAAATTCTAAACGTCACTTTGGAGAATGA
- the rny gene encoding ribonuclease Y, translated as MGTIIISVIVAIVITLLIAVPITCKVAVSNKVKQDAEKVGTAEEKARSIIDEALKTAETKKREALLEAKEESLRTRNELEKETKERRAELQKYEKRVLSKEESVDRKSDALERREAEYANKEEQLRKKEKKVDELHAQGVQELERISGLTSEQAKDYLLKAVEDEVKIDTAKLYKELESKAKEEANRKAKDYVVTAIQKCAVDHVAESTISVVQLPNDEMKGRIIGREGRNIRTLETLTGIDLIIDDTPEAVVLSGFDPIRREVARIALEKLIVDGRIHPARIEEMVEKARKEVETMIREEGEAATLEVGVHGIHPELIRLLGRMQFRSSYGQNALKHSIEVAQLAGLLAAEVGADIRTAKRAGLLHDIGKSIDHEVEGSHIQIGVDLCRKYKESSLIINAVEAHHGDVEPESLIACLVQAADAISAARPGARRETLETYTNRLKQLEDITNSFKGVDKSFAIQAGREVRVMVLPDHVNDTDMVLLARDISKQIESELEYPGQIKVNVIRESRVVDYAK; from the coding sequence GTGGGAACAATTATTATCAGTGTAATTGTTGCTATAGTAATCACGCTGCTTATTGCGGTTCCTATTACTTGCAAGGTTGCGGTTTCCAACAAGGTGAAGCAAGATGCCGAAAAAGTTGGTACAGCAGAAGAAAAGGCAAGAAGCATAATAGATGAGGCATTAAAAACGGCTGAGACTAAAAAACGCGAAGCCCTTTTGGAAGCTAAGGAAGAATCTCTCAGAACGAGAAACGAACTGGAGAAAGAAACCAAAGAACGAAGAGCCGAACTGCAAAAGTATGAAAAGCGCGTCCTGTCAAAAGAGGAATCTGTTGACAGAAAATCTGACGCACTCGAACGGCGTGAAGCAGAATACGCAAACAAGGAAGAGCAATTAAGAAAGAAAGAAAAGAAAGTCGACGAATTACATGCACAGGGAGTACAGGAACTGGAACGAATTTCAGGTCTTACCTCCGAACAGGCAAAAGATTATCTTTTAAAAGCTGTTGAAGATGAAGTGAAAATTGACACGGCCAAGCTCTACAAGGAACTGGAGAGCAAAGCAAAAGAAGAAGCCAACAGAAAAGCGAAAGACTACGTGGTGACAGCGATTCAGAAATGTGCTGTTGATCATGTGGCAGAATCTACCATATCAGTAGTTCAGCTCCCCAACGATGAGATGAAAGGTCGTATCATCGGAAGGGAAGGACGTAATATCCGTACACTGGAAACATTGACAGGTATTGATCTGATCATTGATGATACTCCGGAAGCGGTTGTATTGTCAGGCTTTGATCCGATCAGACGAGAAGTCGCACGTATTGCGCTGGAGAAATTGATAGTCGATGGCCGTATCCATCCTGCGAGAATCGAAGAAATGGTTGAGAAAGCCCGCAAAGAGGTAGAGACCATGATCCGCGAGGAGGGAGAAGCTGCTACCCTGGAAGTGGGAGTTCACGGTATTCATCCGGAATTGATTCGCTTGCTGGGAAGGATGCAATTCCGTTCAAGTTATGGACAAAATGCATTGAAGCATTCCATCGAAGTCGCACAGCTCGCCGGGCTGTTAGCGGCAGAAGTTGGAGCGGACATACGTACTGCAAAACGTGCAGGGTTATTACATGACATAGGAAAATCCATCGACCATGAAGTGGAAGGATCCCATATTCAGATTGGTGTTGATTTATGTAGAAAATACAAAGAATCCTCGCTTATCATCAATGCGGTAGAGGCACACCACGGAGACGTGGAGCCGGAATCATTGATCGCATGTCTTGTTCAGGCTGCAGATGCAATCTCAGCAGCAAGACCGGGAGCGAGAAGGGAAACATTGGAAACATATACCAACAGATTGAAACAGCTTGAAGATATCACAAACTCCTTCAAAGGGGTAGACAAGTCTTTTGCCATTCAGGCAGGACGAGAAGTTCGGGTGATGGTATTGCCAGATCACGTAAATGATACGGATATGGTATTACTTGCCAGGGATATTTCTAAACAGATTGAGTCTGAGCTGGAATATCCGGGACAGATCAAAGTGAATGTAATAAGAGAAAGCCGCGTTGTCGACTACGCGAAATAA
- a CDS encoding regulatory protein RecX, translated as MTVTDIRPVTKRKYRVEIEGQLAFILYKGELSRYRIVCGEEIREQDFSEIMNEVLPLRAKRYAMNLLVKMDRTEQEIREKLKKSGYPAEVARKAVDYVKSYGYIDDERYAVHYFERYKDSLSVRQISWKLRQKGVDAGLIEKAAEKAEPDDHEQVIRALVEKRLRNRAEVTEKDIRKLEAYLARRGFYGEEIWKVLKDCRFSAGEKTIE; from the coding sequence ATGACAGTTACAGATATCCGACCCGTGACGAAGCGGAAATACCGTGTGGAAATTGAAGGACAGCTTGCTTTTATTCTGTATAAAGGCGAGCTGTCTCGTTACCGTATTGTCTGCGGTGAGGAGATACGGGAACAGGATTTTTCGGAGATTATGAATGAGGTTCTGCCGCTTCGCGCCAAACGATATGCGATGAATCTTCTGGTTAAGATGGACCGGACCGAGCAGGAGATCAGAGAAAAGCTGAAAAAGAGCGGATACCCGGCGGAAGTGGCCCGGAAAGCGGTTGACTATGTAAAATCTTACGGTTACATAGATGATGAGCGATACGCCGTTCATTATTTTGAACGCTATAAGGACAGTTTAAGTGTCAGGCAGATTTCATGGAAACTGAGACAGAAGGGTGTCGATGCGGGACTTATCGAAAAAGCGGCAGAAAAGGCAGAGCCGGACGATCATGAACAGGTCATCCGTGCGCTGGTCGAAAAGCGATTGAGGAACAGAGCCGAAGTAACAGAGAAAGATATCAGGAAACTGGAAGCTTATCTGGCAAGGCGGGGATTCTACGGGGAAGAGATCTGGAAGGTCTTAAAAGACTGCCGGTTTAGCGCGGGGGAAAAAACGATAGAATAA
- the recA gene encoding recombinase RecA: MVKEDKLKALDAALVQIEKNYGKGAVMKLGDSGINMNVETIPTGSLSLDVALGLGGIPKGRVVEIYGPESSGKTTVALHMVAEVQKRGGIAGFIDAEHALDPVYAKNIGVDIDNLYISQPDSGEQALEITETMVRSGAVDIVIVDSVAALVPRAEIDGEMGDSHVGLQARLMSQALRKLTSVIGKSGCVVIFINQLREKVGVMYGSPEVTTGGRALKFYSSIRMDVRRIEAIKQSGEVIGNRTRIKVVKNKIAPPFKEAEFDIMFGKGISREADILELAASSGVIQKSGAWFAYDNAKIGQGRENAKTYLTEHPEVMQEVEQKVREYYGLNGSETSETPQESKTPETGKATAGIETE; encoded by the coding sequence ATGGTAAAAGAAGATAAATTAAAAGCATTGGACGCTGCACTCGTACAGATAGAAAAAAATTACGGAAAAGGTGCGGTGATGAAACTGGGAGACTCAGGCATCAATATGAATGTGGAGACGATACCAACAGGTTCACTGAGCCTTGATGTGGCACTGGGGCTTGGCGGCATACCAAAAGGACGCGTGGTGGAGATCTACGGGCCGGAATCCAGCGGTAAGACTACCGTTGCACTCCATATGGTGGCTGAAGTACAAAAAAGAGGCGGGATCGCAGGCTTTATTGACGCAGAGCACGCACTTGACCCGGTATATGCGAAAAATATTGGAGTTGATATTGACAACCTTTATATCTCGCAGCCGGACAGCGGTGAACAGGCGCTTGAGATCACAGAGACGATGGTGCGTTCAGGTGCGGTAGATATTGTGATCGTGGATTCTGTCGCGGCCCTCGTTCCGAGAGCTGAGATTGACGGTGAGATGGGGGATTCTCATGTGGGTCTTCAGGCCCGTCTGATGTCACAGGCACTCAGAAAATTGACTTCCGTTATCGGAAAATCAGGATGTGTTGTTATTTTTATTAATCAGCTGCGCGAGAAGGTCGGAGTAATGTACGGCAGTCCGGAAGTCACCACAGGCGGACGTGCGCTGAAGTTCTATTCCTCCATCCGTATGGATGTGCGCCGGATAGAAGCGATCAAACAGAGCGGTGAGGTCATCGGAAACCGTACGCGTATCAAAGTCGTTAAGAATAAAATTGCCCCTCCGTTTAAAGAGGCTGAATTTGATATTATGTTTGGAAAAGGAATCTCCAGGGAGGCGGATATCCTGGAACTGGCTGCAAGCAGCGGAGTAATCCAGAAGAGCGGTGCATGGTTTGCCTACGATAATGCAAAGATCGGGCAGGGGCGTGAAAATGCGAAGACCTATCTGACGGAACATCCGGAGGTCATGCAGGAAGTGGAGCAGAAGGTAAGAGAGTACTATGGCCTGAATGGCTCAGAAACATCAGAGACACCTCAGGAATCGAAAACACCGGAGACCGGAAAGGCAACTGCCGGGATTGAGACAGAATGA